The Meiothermus sp. region GCCCTCCAGGCTCCAGGGCCTGTACATCAGGTTGGGTAGCACCGCCACCCCAATACCCAAAGCCACCAGGCTGCGCACGGCCTCGATGGAGTCGGTGCGTACCGCCACCGGAGGGGAGCCGCTCAGGCGGTAGATCTGCTGCCCAACTTCCTCGAGCTCATCGTTTTTGAGCGATAAAAAACGTTCGTCCCGCAGTTCCCCCAACGACACCGCCTCGCGCTGCACCAGCGGGTGGTTGGTGGGCAGCCAGACCCGCCAGGGGGCCCGCAGCAGGGGACGGGTCTCGAGGGCCTGCTTGTCCACCGCCGAGACATTCATGACTGCTACGTCCAACTCGCCATTAATCAGCAGGTGCTCGATGTAGCCCCGCCGATCTTCCACCACCACCACCCGAATACCCGGAAACACCCGCTCGAACCGATCCAGCAGGTAGGGTAGGTAGTAGGCCGTCACCAGGCTGGTGACCCCCAGGTTGAGTTGCCCGGTAGTGGCATCGGGGCGCTCGCGGATGGCCTGCTCGGCGTTGCGCAGCGCGGCCAGCACCTCGTGGGCGTGGCGCAGAAACTGATGCCCGGCATGGGTCAGGGTCATGCCCCTGGCATGCCGGGTAAACAGCTCGGCGCCCAAGGTCTCTTCCAGCTTTTTGATGGCTTCTGTCACCACCGACTGGGTCACGTTTAGCGAGGTCAGGGCTTTGGAAATCGAGCCCGACTCGGCCACCGCAATGAAGTAAACCAACTGCTTGAGCGAGATATGCACCGAAGACTCCTATCGGCAAAACCGATGGTTCAAGTCTAGTCGCTCGAGCGGCCCCTGACCAGCTCTTTTGCAGCACTAATCTTGGGGTCGCAAACTGAAGCCATGCCTTTGTTCAAACAGTTGGGCTGTTATACCAAATCTCCCTCGAGGTGACACCTATAGTAGGATTGGGGAATGGGTCGTAGGATTGCCCCAATCGATTGGACTGAAAGCGCAGAGGAGCTGGAGGCACAGTATAGACGGGAGAGGAACCTGGAACGACGTAAACGGCTGCAGGCGATGTGGCTGGTACGTCGAGGCAAAGCTGCACAGGATGCGGCCAAAGAAGTGGGGATTGGACGTAAAACCCTCAACCGGTGGCTGGCTTGGTATCGGGCCGGGGGATTGCAGGAGGTGTTGAAGCGCGTACCGGGCTGGGGGGTCAAGGTCAGTCGAGCCTGGTTGGATCAAGACCAACAACTGGAACTGCGAGCCGAGAGTGCCCAAGGAAGCTTTCGCACCTACGAAGAAGCGCGGCAGTGGGTGCAACAACGCTTTGGGGTGCAGTACAGCTATAAAGGCCTCTATGGGCTGATGGCTCGATGGAAGATTCACCCCAAAGTACCGCGACCGAGTGCTGCCAAGGCCGATGCGGCAGCGCAAGCGCGCTGGAAAAAGGGGGGCTCAAAGCCCTGATAGCCGAGCAGCTCCACCGAGGGGGTCAGACCCTGGGGGAGGCTCTGGGCCGGATTGGGTTTAGCGATGAGCTGCGGTTGGGACTGCTGGGTCAAGTTCGACGGGTGCTGGCGCCTCGGGGGGTGAAGGTCGTTCAAACGGTACAGCGGGCATACCAGTATGCCTACCTGCTGCTGGCGGTGATACCGGCCATCGGTCAGTTGAGGTGGGGTTGGATTCCCCGCCTGAAGCAAGAACACCTCAAACCGGTGCTGGAGCAATGGGGGTTAGCCATCAACGTTTGGGATGGGGCGGGGGTTCATCGGGGTCGTAGCCTATCCGAGCTAGCGGGGAGTCGTATCCTTCAACCGGCCTATTCGCCCGAGCTCAATCCTGCCGAGCGGGTGTTTGAGGAGGTCAGGCGGGCCATTGAAGGCAAAGTGTACCCTTCGCTGGAACACAAACGCCTGGCTGCCGAGGAGTTCCTCACCCAGCTTGCGGCTGATCCAACTAGGGTCAAGCGGCTTTGCTTTTGGCCTTGGATTCAAGAGGCTTTATGTGTCACCTCGTCGTAGAGTTGGTATTACACCCTGCTCCTCACGCTCTGGCTGGGAAGCGAAGTCCTGGCCCAACGGGGCGGCGAACCCGACGCGCAACCCGGAAGTGTGTGTACCCCTTCAACCTGGAACCGCACCGAACCCCGCACCGAAGCCGAGCGGAAGGAGCGCGAACGCTGGGCGGCCTACCGGGAAAAGCTCCAAAGCTACCTGCTGCAGCTCCCCAAAGAACCCGACACCCGGCTGGCCATGCCGGTGCAGGGCGCCCGGGTGCGACAGGTGGCCAATACCTTTGGGGCAGCCCGCGACGGCTGGCG contains the following coding sequences:
- a CDS encoding LysR family transcriptional regulator, with translation MHISLKQLVYFIAVAESGSISKALTSLNVTQSVVTEAIKKLEETLGAELFTRHARGMTLTHAGHQFLRHAHEVLAALRNAEQAIRERPDATTGQLNLGVTSLVTAYYLPYLLDRFERVFPGIRVVVVEDRRGYIEHLLINGELDVAVMNVSAVDKQALETRPLLRAPWRVWLPTNHPLVQREAVSLGELRDERFLSLKNDELEEVGQQIYRLSGSPPVAVRTDSIEAVRSLVALGIGVAVLPNLMYRPWSLEGDRLESRPLQEDLPRLEIGVAWRRGSVLSEAARQFLVVVGEHSRVQEYGMNYAELLNTPE
- a CDS encoding winged helix-turn-helix domain-containing protein, which encodes MGRRIAPIDWTESAEELEAQYRRERNLERRKRLQAMWLVRRGKAAQDAAKEVGIGRKTLNRWLAWYRAGGLQEVLKRVPGWGVKVSRAWLDQDQQLELRAESAQGSFRTYEEARQWVQQRFGVQYSYKGLYGLMARWKIHPKVPRPSAAKADAAAQARWKKGGSKP
- a CDS encoding transposase, whose product is MEDSPQSTATECCQGRCGSASALEKGGLKALIAEQLHRGGQTLGEALGRIGFSDELRLGLLGQVRRVLAPRGVKVVQTVQRAYQYAYLLLAVIPAIGQLRWGWIPRLKQEHLKPVLEQWGLAINVWDGAGVHRGRSLSELAGSRILQPAYSPELNPAERVFEEVRRAIEGKVYPSLEHKRLAAEEFLTQLAADPTRVKRLCFWPWIQEALCVTSS